Sequence from the Phragmites australis chromosome 6, lpPhrAust1.1, whole genome shotgun sequence genome:
AGACTCGCATAATTATTTTGCATCAATCAAGCCAGACGCCAAAGATGGTACATGTAATCAAACATCGGTATTTTGCATCTTGTGGGCCTGATCAAGGCATATACATCCAACCAACATGCCCTTAAATGATCAGTGGAAGTGACTATATCTCTGTCACAAGAGATCAAATATCATATTTACTCTTTGTGTATCTCGCTGAGGTGAAATTTTCTTACATATCTATCGACAACTAGACGCTTATAATAACTTCTTTAGACGCATGTGAAAACTTCATTAATCTTTAATTTTCGTATCTCCATTCTTCGGCACCTGTTATATAAGTATGTTCGTGTAATGATATAAGTTTATACATACATCTATGATTGGTACGGATGTTTCTAAAAACAATGGACCATGCCACAGTCTAGGTACGGCATGCTATGCGCTGAAGGGTTATTATACTACTCACCGTGCAGTATTGGTTAGGGGCGCCTATGTGTCCCTATCATGCGCAACCGGAGGGATTTGCTTGCAAATTGCTGTCAAGTATATTGGATGTTGACCTGATGCTGCTTGCACGGCTTTGCGACAGGGCCCGCACTTCCAAGTGATTGTCGCCATGGATCGCCTCGGAATTCTCACTTAAACTACAATTGGCTGCTAAGCTAAAAGGGACACACATGCATGCTAGTGACCGCGCCATTTCTTCCATGCACGTACGTGTACACTGCACAACAAAAACTCATTCAACTAATCTGAATTTGGTTCGAATCCGATTGACCAGGCATGAATAACCATGTACCTAAAATTGTACTCCCTTTGGCTATAAATACTTAACATTTTGATTAAGAGTctgttaaatttttaaaattttaaccgccaatatattttcaaatatttagtttgaaaatataaaaaatcatatttgtagatttattttgaaaaatatttgaatagGGGCAGTAAATGAAGAGAAAATTATCCtcatatcattatgatgattTGTATCTTGCTAAAATATGTGTCTCTAAGATCTTAGTAAAGTAAAAGAGAAGGTGATATGATAGTAATTTTGTGGTGAGTGAAAGCACCCGCCCACCTACCCTCCTATCCTCTCCACTCTTCTGACTTCCCTTTGTCAGAGAAGCCGCGAGGCTGAGGCGCCTCGCATGGAGATTCGCACCAAGCTGATCTTGTCCTCTCAGAAAATGTGGGGAGGACGCGCACCGATCACTGACCAACCATCTTGCTCGAACGCAACAACAATTGCCTTGCATCAACGTACTTATCGGCAATTGCCCCGGCGAAGGCGGCGTCCCGCCCACCGTCTGCCGGCCCCGCCGGTCCGGCCACAGCCACTGGCCAAGACCTTCCCTCTAGACCCCGGGGCACTCGGCACCCCGAACCTTATCAAACCCCCGAGCCCAATCCGATGGCCTAACCTCGCCGCCCGGCGGTTCAAACCGGCGTCGACTGACATTCCATCAGTTTTCATTCACCTGAGAACTAGATATTCCATACTTGTTAAGCTGGGCGTTGGAAGCGTTCGAATAGATCATTAAGCTGAAGCATACATGGCATCCATGAGCCATTAATTCTTGACAGTAGTACCATGTTTGTATAGGCACTTTCCcctgagagagagaggttgCCATATCACCTGGATGTCTGTCATCTCCCTGAGTAGGCAGGGTAAGCTTTATCAGACCTTTCGATCCCTCTTTTTAACCACTCCAATCTCATGGATCATTGCAAAGTGAGAGACCACTGCATCAAACAACACAGCTCCAGCAACACGATTGAAGAGTTTGGACTGGAGCTGGACGTGCGCGCGCGCTTCACATGCTTTGCTACCTGGTCAAACCAGGACAGAGATACACAGTTGCATGCATGTAATAAACCAGGAGAGGTCTCAACAGTTGCTAACCAGTAATCACCAAACAGGCAGATGACACTTAACCTCATGAATACTAAATAGTAACCACTGAGCAACACAATGTACATTATATTGCTAACAACATATATATAGTCTGGGGGTTATTTATATATAGCTGTGGAAGTGTATGCAGGTGACCCTTGTTACATCAAATACAAAATTGGTAGCCACCTCGCGTGGACCCTGCTTGCAATGTGGGCCCCACTTACAAGCGCCTACCTAGTCCTGTAACAGGGGGGAACTGCTTTGCTTTACTACCCTTTCTCTGATTCTCATCAAACAACTTACTGCCTTGACTTGAGATGGCCCTAGCTACATGGATCACAAGGGAAGCGGTTCCTTCGACGACCTAACTGCACGGTGACTTCGTCGCTGACACACATGGTCTACTAACAGTTGACTCACATATGAGCAGCCACCTCACGATTCAGTTACGTCAAAGGATCTCTTCCGGATCACAAggcccctccctctcctctcaaAGCAGCAACCAACAAACCAAACTCTCTTAGGCTCTACAAGGCTAATCATAGGACTATCATAACACACTCCTGGTAGCTACCACCATCACTGCAGCTGTTGCTACTAGCTATATCTAGCGATAACTAACAGCAGCATGCATATGGCACGATCGACAGCGAGTGCTTAGGCCAGAGGGGACCTGTGGGGGGCACCCTTCCTCCTGTTGCCGAGTGACATCACAATCTGAGGAAAGAACCCTCcccctttcttcctcttcaccgccgccgcctcgccgcgcAGCACGCCGTTGCCGACCCTAGCGTCATCGCCATTGTCGCTCGACCCGCCACCGGCGCCGTAGTGGTGCGTCGGGTCCTCGAGGATCGAGTTCGGGGTGACCTGCCCGCCGTCGGTGTCGTCGTCGGCGTCGGAGCCGCCGACGCGGAGGTTCTCGAAGCGCGGGAAGGTGAGGTGGTCCGGCTCGCCGTAGTACTGCAGGATGTTGGACAGGTCCCCTCCCTGCATCATCACATGATCCACCTGCATGCAAACCACACGGAATTCAGCAAGAATGTCGTGGTCACCTCATGATGCTCCACCATGTACGTACATTCTGGGTGATGATGTAATGCAACACTCGTGACAAGTTCTTGGGGTGTCCAGATTAGAACGTGTTCCAGGGAGTACCTTGCAAGAGAGGGAGCAGAAATGGAAGGGCTCTTGGAGGATCCTGTCGCATGTCAAGCAGACGTTGCCGGAGCCCTTGAAGGGCCTGGACTGAGGCCTCGGCTTCAGGAAGATCACCTTGGCGCTGTTGATCGTGTAGGACTGCAGTCACAGAAGGAGTTAGCAAGCAAGTAGCACTACAAATGTTCAAGCATTACCACAGTAAATaagtactccctccagtcatacATACATTCCGTTTTAGATAAGATACCATCTCTAATGCATAAATTTGATCACTTATTTTttgttagaatatatttataaaatacattgaatttatgatattataagagaaattttcaaaacaaatctatacACATTATTTAAAGTTTTCaagctaaatattttaaaaatattgatagtcaaagtttaaaattttaactatttttttaaaataatatgtatttataacaGAAGAGTAGCAAGTGAAACCACAGACCAGGAATACTTCAATCACCTGAACATAGGAGCAGTCAATGAGCTTCTCGAGGTCACCGAGGCGGACGACGTCATGGTACACGTAGCGTCGCACCTAATTGGAAGTagaaaaaattaacaaaatcaGATTGGATTAGTGCCTTAAGATTCGGGCTAAACTAAGATTGGAGCAGTACAACTCGGTTGGGTAGCAATGGCCCATGCTTTGACCGGCCGGGCAGTTGTACTCGTACTACTCTGGAGTCATGGGTGACCCCCAAACCACGTGAAGTGACCAAAGTGCCCTTCTGGAAGGCATCCTCCATGGCAAAATCCAACCCAAGATTGGGGGCAGAAACGGTAAAACGAAGCCCCCCAAAGAGAGGAACAGTATAGAGGCTCTGTTTGGTAAAAACGGCAATGCGCCCATTTACCATGCACACGCATGTGGTAAATCTCCTTGCCCCCTGGCTGTAACATTTCCTAAGATGCCCCCATTTTTTACCACCGGCGCTGCAGGAGTACCGTACGAGCAGGATATGTTGCTATACATGGCAAAACAGTTTGGATAACCAGGCCTATTATTGGAAATCCTCACAAAGCAGGAGGCCATTATGCGAAATCTAAGCGAACTTTTTGAGCAACCTCGGAAATGGTCGGCATAATTCCATGCAAGGACAAGATCATCGTGCAAACGATAAATTAAACTTACAATCAGCATCACATATCAATCGCTTAGTTACCTATGAAATCAATACTATCGTGACatgacttttaaaaaaaataagaacacagggagacatgcatgcatgtatagcATTTGGGGAAGCATGAATACTGTGGTCGAATTTTTCACCATGGCCATTTGTAGTGAAAGGCCAAGAGGCAGTAACTGTAACTCCGCAGCTTTTGCCCCTACACACTCACAGCAGAGTTACTCACACCACCAACATGTACTGACCAGATTAGTTGCAAGAAAGGAGAAGTGGCAGGAAGAAGA
This genomic interval carries:
- the LOC133922592 gene encoding protein RGF1 INDUCIBLE TRANSCRIPTION FACTOR 1-like, with translation MGMRPGWIGGLVAETFFVACPAHESRKKNEKNIFCLGCCASICPHCAPAHRHHPLLQVRRYVYHDVVRLGDLEKLIDCSYVQSYTINSAKVIFLKPRPQSRPFKGSGNVCLTCDRILQEPFHFCSLSCKVDHVMMQGGDLSNILQYYGEPDHLTFPRFENLRVGGSDADDDTDGGQVTPNSILEDPTHHYGAGGGSSDNGDDARVGNGVLRGEAAAVKRKKGGGFFPQIVMSLGNRRKGAPHRSPLA